In the genome of Quercus robur chromosome 3, dhQueRobu3.1, whole genome shotgun sequence, one region contains:
- the LOC126718791 gene encoding glutathione S-transferase U10-like — MEEKKGEVVLFGTWASPYCTRVELALKLKGISYEYVEEDLTNKSELFLSLNPVHKKVPVLVHNGKSIAESLIILEYIEEGWNTTPKLLPEDPYQRAKLRFWANYYDQKIVPSFYIIFGSKDKEREKAIEDLSQLLKVLEEGIEKDFPGQNPFFNGESLGYLGIAIGSNGCNYKAVNEVMYAVLISEKNPKFLSWVNAMKNCPLVEETLPPHDKLVARLRVYLASTQA; from the exons ATGGAGGAGAAGAAAGGTGAAGTTGTCCTGTTTGGAACATGGGCCAGCCCATACTGCACTAGAGTTGAGCTAGCCCTCAAACTGAAAGGCATATCCTATGAGTATGTGGAGGAAGATTTGACAAACAAAAGTGAGTTGTTCCTTAGCCTCAATCCAGTCCACAAGAAAGTACCTGTGCTTGTTCACAATGGGAAATCCATTGCCGAGTCACTCATTATCCTTGAATACATAGAAGAGGGCTGGAATACAACCCCAAAACTATTGCCTGAGGATCCTTACCAAAGGGCAAAACTACGCTTTTGGGCCAACTATTATGATCAAAAG ATTGTGCCAAGCTTCTACATCATCTTCGGGTCCAAAgacaaggagagagagaaagccaTTGAAGACTTGAGCCAATTGCTTAAG GTGCTTGAAGAAGGTATTGAAAAGGATTTTCCAGGGCAGAACCCATTCTTCAATGGCGAGAGCTTAGGGTATCTTGGTATCGCTATTGGCTCAAATGGATGCAACTACAAAGCTGTTAATGAGGTCATGTATGCGGTACTCATATCAGAAAAGAACCCAAAGTTTCTCTCATGGGTCAATGCAATGAAGAACTGCCCTCTGGTGGAGGAGACACTACCGCCTCATGACAAATTGGTTGCCAGGCTCAGAGTCTATCTCGCATCTACTCAAGCTTAA